Sequence from the Priestia megaterium genome:
GTCTTTTTCATTAAAATCCCCCTAAATTTATCGATGTAGTTGGTACTACTCGAATTTACAATATTAAGAAAATACAAAAAAGAGTAGTATTACCTAAATGTTCCAGATTATTCCGTATCTAATTTCCTATTTTGATAGAGAAAATAATTCAATTAAAATGAAAATATGAAAACAATGAAGGAGATAAAGGAAACTGTGTCAAAAGTAATAAAAAAAGGTATTAGATAAGAATAAAAAAATGAGGTAAACTAGTTTAAAAGTAAGAAGAATTTTCAGAACTTAATTGAGGAGATATAGAGAGTATTAATGTAGAAAACAAAGGCTGGTGGGAAATATTGATGAAAAATAGGGAGGGTGTACGAAAAGCAGCGGCAATAGCGGGTCTTCTGCTTTTAGGGGTGTACATCGTCTTTCAAACTATGGCATTTTTTGAAGGAGCATACGCTCTTGGCAGTTTAATAAAAGATATTTTACTAGTAGGCGTAACAGCCGGCACGGTTTATTTACTTCATAAGCGTTCGGTTCATACACAGGTGTCTGATGAACAGTATCAGCTTGCGACATTAATAAACTCAATGCCGGATTTTATTTGTTTTAAAGATGGAGATGGCAAATGGGTGGCGGTGAACGATTTTGGAAGGGAACTTTATCATTTAAAAGGTATTGATTACAGGGGTAAAACAGATGCAGAGCTTGGAGAGCTTGTGCCTTTCTTTCAAGCCGCTTTCTTGCACTGTATTTCGTCAGATGAAGAAGCTTGGATAAAAAAGGAAAAGGTGCGCACGGAAGAAGCATTTGAGATACCAAACGGCGACGTCAAAACATTTGATGTTATTAAAGTACCTGTGTTTTTTGAGGATGGCTCAAGAAAAGCTCTTATCACGATTGGACGAGATATTACTCAGCAAAAGCTTGCAGAAGAACTTCTGATAAAAAAGGAAAAGCTTTCTGTAGTAGGCGAATTAGCTGCTGGAATTGCCCATGAAATTCGAAATCCACTTACAAGTATTAAAGGGTTTGTTCAGCTCATGAAAGAAACTGACCGATCCGCGATAGGGTACGCTAATATCATGCTTGATGAGCTGGAGCGAATCAATGGTATTGTCAGTGAAATGCTCCTTTTGTCAAAGCCTGAAAGTGAACATTTTCGCGTATTTTCTCTTATAGAAGCGGTTAAGTATGTAATGAGTTTAACCTCTCATGAAGCTTTATTGAAAAACATTGACTTCCTCTACGATGAACAAACACATAGCGCTAGTGTGTACGGAAATAAAAATCATCTTATTCAAGTGTTACTTAATGTTTTTAAAAACGCAATCGAAGCCATGAATAAACCCGGAAATATTTATATTACAATTAAAGCAGCGCATGATGACCAAATTTGTATAGAAGTGAGAGATGAAGGAGTTGGAATTTCTAAAGACCGCTTAGAACATATAGGAGAACCGTTTTTTACTTTAAAAGAAAAAGGAATGGGGCTTGGACTAACAATCAGCTCTAAAATCATTCATGATCATCACGGTACCCTGCAGATTGAGAGTGAACAGGAAAAAGGAACGATTGTAAAAATTGGACTGCCTCTGTATCTTAAAGGTACGGCTGTTTTCGCAAGCAAATGAAATGTTGTAAACGAAAAGTAATGAAAACGTCATCCATTTCTTATTGCTAAACGCAGCCGTACATGATGTAATAAAAGAAACGAACATGTCAGGAAGGTAGCAAAATGAGACGTGCAGATCAAAAAATTATATTACCGTATACACCGGAAAATTTAAGAATGCTATTGCTTCAAGTATGTGACGGAGAAAATCCGTTTTCCCATCAAGACCTTGCTTATTGGTGTGATAAATACACTCTTCATTATTACGAGTACGAAGCGGATGAAACGCAGTGGATGAATGATATGCAGCAGGTAGACAATAGACAAGATCTAGCTAAATCCTATGCCATTGCTAAAGATATTGGCTGGCAGTGGTACTTTTATATGGCTAGAGGAACAACTTTATCTGATATTCAATATGTCGAGCTTCACGAATTAGAATTACCTAGACATTTGTTTGTAAAATGGCTAAATGAACTATATGAAATGTAAGTGTATATATAAATGTAGTACATCCGATGTGACAAAAGAAAGACCATCTCTGATAACGGAGCAAAAGACCACTGGAGTACATACAAGAGTAAAATAGAAAGCTAAGGAAAACCCTTAGCTTTTTTGTTTTGTTAAGATTATTCAAAAAAAACTGTCTTTGGAAAAAGGTATAAAACCTAGTTGACTTATTGGTATTGTTGTATTATAAGTAATAGAGACATAATTTATGGAAAAAATTATAGGGGGAACATCTATGAATAACTTATTAGTCATTCTAAACATCCTTATTATGCTGGCGTTGCTTGCTGGGTTGTTTATGATGCAGAAAAAACACGTGTCATTTTCAAAGCGTGTGTTTACGGCGCTCGGACTAGGGATTATCTTTGGTTTTGCTCTTCAGTGGATCTATGGTCCGACTCATGAAGTAACGATAACAACGGCCGATTGGTTTAGCATTGTAGGAAGCGGATATGTTAAGTTTCTTCAAATGATTGTTATGCCGCTTGTATTTGTATCGATTGTAGCAGCATTCACTCGCTTAAAATTAACCAGCAATATTGGAAAGATTAGTAGTTTAATTATCGGAATTTTGCTTGTAACAACAGCGATAGCAGCTGCCATTGGTATTTTTACAACGACGAGCTTCAATTTAGAATCTGTCCAAATCACAAAAGGGGAAGCCGAACTTCAGCGCGGAGAGGACTTAGAAAACAATTTATCTAGTTTAGAAGCAAAAACAATCCCGCAGCAAGTAGTAGAATTATTACCGGCTAACCCGTTTCTTGATTTAACAGGCGCACGTTCAACTTCCACGATTGGCGTTGTCATCTTTGCAGCATTTGTTGGAATTGCGTATTTAGGAGTGAAGCGTAAAAAGCCAGAGGAAGCGGCGTTATTTTCAAAAATTATTGATACGCTGTATGCAATTGTGATGCGTGTAGTGACGCTAATTCTTCGTTTAACTCCTTATGGGGTACTTGCAATTATGACAAAAACAGTGGCCACGAGTGATATTGATGCGATTGTTAAACTTGGAAAATTTGTTGTAGCATCGTATGTCGCATTAGCAGCTATGTTTATTGTTCACTTGCTCATTCTAACGATCATAGGTGTAAATCCAATCACTTACGTGAAGAAAGTATTTCCTGTATTGGCGTTTGCCTTTACTTCCCGTACAAGTGCTGGAGCGTTGCCTTTGAACGTTAATACACAAACGAGACAGTTAGGAGTTCCAGAAGGAATTGCGAATTTTGCAGGTTCATTTGGTCTGACAATTGGTCAAAATGGATGTGCTGGAATATATCCAGCTATGTTAGCCGTTATGATTGCACCAACGGTAGGGATTGATCCCTTAACACCTTTATTTATTTTCACGTTAATTGCCATTGTAGCAATTAGTTCGTTTGGGGTAGCAGGTGTTGGTGGAGGAGCTACATTTGCGGCTTTACTTGTATTATCTTCTATGAATTTGCCCGTAGCGCTAGCGGGATTATTAATTTCAGTAGAACCATTGATTGATATGGGGCGTACGGCGCTTAATGTAAGTGGAAGTATGACAGCGGGAGTTGTCACTAGTAAACTAACAAAAGAGCTAGATACAAACGTATACAACGATCAAACCATCTCACCTGAAACAGCAGAAGTGTAAAAGAGATGCGTAATCCATAGTTAACAATGTTAACTATGGATTTTTTTTCTTTATTCACATAAAATAGGAAAAAATACTTATGATAACGCTTTCAAAAAAGGTTATAGTGAAAAATGTGTACGTACTTTATTTTACGGGAGGGTTTTAATTGAAACGTAGTTGGACTCAATATGTAATGGTAGTGGCGGCTTTACTCTTACTAGTAAGCTCTTTTTTTAGCCCATTTATGCAATCGTTTGCATCTGCCGCAGAAACGACAAAAATTACAATTCACTATCAGCCTGCTTCAAACGATACAAAAGAATGGGGATTATGGGTTTTTCCTGAAGGTAGAGAAGGGAAAGCTTACGCGTTTACAGGAGAAGATCAGTTTGGAAAAGTAGCGGAAGTTGAACTACCTGGTACTTATGACAAAATAGGTTTTATTGTACGAACAGAGTCATGGGAAAAAGATGGAGGAGACCGCTTCGTTTCAGTGGAGAACGGTGAAGGAGAAGTATGGGTAAAAAGTGGAGATGAACATACATATACGTCTCCTCCTGACGGTGAATACCGAGATTTACCGAAGTTTGATAAAGTAAACGTTACCTTAAATTATCATCGGTATGACGGAGATTACAGCGGATGGAATATTTGGACATGGCCAGGTGATGAAAAAGAAGGCAAGCAAATTAAATTTACGGAAGACACGAGTTTTGGGAAGAGAGCAATTTACACACTTAACAGTGAAACTGGTAATTTATTTGACAAAATAGGTTTTATCGTACGCCACTCTACTAGTGATAGCGATTGGGAAAAGAAAGACGGAGGAGACCGCTTTATTACCAAAATTGGTAAAGACGGGAATGTAGAAGTATGGATTGTTCAAGGACAAGATCGAATTTATTATGATCGAGCTGGAGCAGATATCACTCGGAAAATCACGAAAGCGACTATGGATACATTTAATCAAATTACTTTAGAAACAAACGTACCGTTTGACTCTTCTAAGAGCTTAAGAGACATTGAAATCGAAGCAGCTCAAATTGAGAAAGTAATACCTTATAAAGATGGAGGAGACTCCGTTACTACTAAAGTTAAAATTATAACAAAACAGCCTTTGGACGTTACAAAAACGTATAGAATTAAGCAAAAAGGATACGGATCAGCTGATGTAGTCAATGGAAATGTCGTTCGAACAAAAGAATTTGATGAAAAGTATGCGTACAGCGGAAATGACTTAGGAAACACATATTCTAAGAAACAAACAAACTTTCGCGTCTGGGCTCCAACCGCAAGCGAAGCAAAGCTAGTGACTTATTCGTCATGGAACTCGAAAGCTGTAAAAGAAATTTCTATGACTAAAAGTGAAAAAGGAACGTGGAAAGCGGAGTTAAAAGGAAATCAAGACGAACTAATTTATACGTACAAAGTAAAAATTGGAAGCGTGTGGAACGAAGCGGTTGATCCATATGTACGAGCAACAACAGTGAATGGAGATCGCGGAGTTGTTGTAGATTTGACTAAGACAAATCCGGGAAAGTGGAGTACGAATAAACCCAAATTCAAAAATCCAGAAGATGCGATTATCTATGAACTGCACGTACGAGATTTATCGTCTCAAAAAGAGAGCGGTATCAAAAATAAAGGGAAATATTTAGGCGTAGCAGAGTGGAATACGAAAGGACCAAATGGCGTAAAAACAGGACTCAGTCATATTAAAGACTTAGGTGTAACGCATGTTCAGTTTCTGCCTATTTACGATTATCGTACGGTGGATGAAACCAAATTAAACGAGCCGCAGTTTAACTGGGGATATGATCCAAAAAATTATAACGTACCAGAAGGTTCCTATTCAACAAACCCATATAATCCTAAGACTAGAATTATTGAGCTTAAACAAATGATTCAAACGCTTCATGACAAGCAGCTTCGTATGGTAATGGACGTTGTCTATAATCATGTGTATACAGTGAGTGAGCATAGTTTTGATAAACTAGTTCCAGGCTACTACTTCCGCTATAAAGAAGATGGAACTCTATCCAACGGAACAGGTGTTGGAAACGACGCGGCTTCTGAACGGAAAATGGTTCGGAAGTTTATTGTAGATTCTGTGGCTTATTGGGCAAAAGAGTACCATA
This genomic interval carries:
- the pulA gene encoding type I pullulanase: MVVAALLLLVSSFFSPFMQSFASAAETTKITIHYQPASNDTKEWGLWVFPEGREGKAYAFTGEDQFGKVAEVELPGTYDKIGFIVRTESWEKDGGDRFVSVENGEGEVWVKSGDEHTYTSPPDGEYRDLPKFDKVNVTLNYHRYDGDYSGWNIWTWPGDEKEGKQIKFTEDTSFGKRAIYTLNSETGNLFDKIGFIVRHSTSDSDWEKKDGGDRFITKIGKDGNVEVWIVQGQDRIYYDRAGADITRKITKATMDTFNQITLETNVPFDSSKSLRDIEIEAAQIEKVIPYKDGGDSVTTKVKIITKQPLDVTKTYRIKQKGYGSADVVNGNVVRTKEFDEKYAYSGNDLGNTYSKKQTNFRVWAPTASEAKLVTYSSWNSKAVKEISMTKSEKGTWKAELKGNQDELIYTYKVKIGSVWNEAVDPYVRATTVNGDRGVVVDLTKTNPGKWSTNKPKFKNPEDAIIYELHVRDLSSQKESGIKNKGKYLGVAEWNTKGPNGVKTGLSHIKDLGVTHVQFLPIYDYRTVDETKLNEPQFNWGYDPKNYNVPEGSYSTNPYNPKTRIIELKQMIQTLHDKQLRMVMDVVYNHVYTVSEHSFDKLVPGYYFRYKEDGTLSNGTGVGNDAASERKMVRKFIVDSVAYWAKEYHIDGFRFDLMGIHDTKTMNEVRKKLDEIDPSIIVLGEGWDLGTELDAKLKANQKNAQDMKRIAHFNDGMRDGLKGSVFFDHDNGFVNGKQGQEKLIQQSIAAGIDYDRSTATYEDPDQVVTYVEAHDNHTLWDKLQLTNPADTEQTRKQMHKLASSIILTSQGINFIHAGQEFMRTKGGDHNSYQSPDSVNQLDWKRRAAFSQEVDYMKGLIALRKQYSSFRMTSAQAIHQNLRFVDAPANVVGYTLNAKANKDKANEIMVIHNANKQAQTVHLPSNRTWRLLVDGEQAGTKTLRTVKGNIVNVAPLSTFVLVR
- a CDS encoding L-cystine transporter, whose protein sequence is MNNLLVILNILIMLALLAGLFMMQKKHVSFSKRVFTALGLGIIFGFALQWIYGPTHEVTITTADWFSIVGSGYVKFLQMIVMPLVFVSIVAAFTRLKLTSNIGKISSLIIGILLVTTAIAAAIGIFTTTSFNLESVQITKGEAELQRGEDLENNLSSLEAKTIPQQVVELLPANPFLDLTGARSTSTIGVVIFAAFVGIAYLGVKRKKPEEAALFSKIIDTLYAIVMRVVTLILRLTPYGVLAIMTKTVATSDIDAIVKLGKFVVASYVALAAMFIVHLLILTIIGVNPITYVKKVFPVLAFAFTSRTSAGALPLNVNTQTRQLGVPEGIANFAGSFGLTIGQNGCAGIYPAMLAVMIAPTVGIDPLTPLFIFTLIAIVAISSFGVAGVGGGATFAALLVLSSMNLPVALAGLLISVEPLIDMGRTALNVSGSMTAGVVTSKLTKELDTNVYNDQTISPETAEV
- a CDS encoding ATP-binding protein, with protein sequence MKNREGVRKAAAIAGLLLLGVYIVFQTMAFFEGAYALGSLIKDILLVGVTAGTVYLLHKRSVHTQVSDEQYQLATLINSMPDFICFKDGDGKWVAVNDFGRELYHLKGIDYRGKTDAELGELVPFFQAAFLHCISSDEEAWIKKEKVRTEEAFEIPNGDVKTFDVIKVPVFFEDGSRKALITIGRDITQQKLAEELLIKKEKLSVVGELAAGIAHEIRNPLTSIKGFVQLMKETDRSAIGYANIMLDELERINGIVSEMLLLSKPESEHFRVFSLIEAVKYVMSLTSHEALLKNIDFLYDEQTHSASVYGNKNHLIQVLLNVFKNAIEAMNKPGNIYITIKAAHDDQICIEVRDEGVGISKDRLEHIGEPFFTLKEKGMGLGLTISSKIIHDHHGTLQIESEQEKGTIVKIGLPLYLKGTAVFASK